In Nocardioides sp. zg-1228, a single window of DNA contains:
- a CDS encoding bifunctional (p)ppGpp synthetase/guanosine-3',5'-bis(diphosphate) 3'-pyrophosphohydrolase: MAEEQAPAHDAKASPSARGMRARLARVGTRPPSSNPVLEPLFRAVRANHPKADLALLERAYAVADKWHTGQMRKSGDPYITHPLAVTTILADIGMTEPTLVAALLHDTVEDTPYTLDALRADFGDEVALLVDGVTKLDKVQYGDSAQAETIRKMIVAMSRDIRVLVIKLADRLHNMRTLRYVPAASQERSSRETLDIYAPLAHRLGMNTLKWELEDLAFATLHPKIYDEIVRMVAERAPSRDQFLAEVVAEIEQDLKAARINAKVTGRPKHYYSIYQKMIVGGRDFSDIYDLVGIRILVDEDRDCYSALGVIHSRWNPVLGRFKDYVAMPKFNMYQSLHTTVIGPQGKPVEVQIRTFAQHRRAEYGVAAHWKYKENSKAGVDTDRLGDKDDLTWLRQLLDWQSEVEDPGEFLESLRFEMNQQQVYVFTPRGDVIALPMGATPVDFAYAVHTEVGHHTIGSRVNGRLVPLESTLDNGDVVEVFTSKSPTSGPSRDWLNFVQSPRARSKIRQWFTKERRDEAIERGKDQIAKLMRKEGLPLNRLMTHDVLALVAEHFHHADVSALYAAVGEGNLSAQAVVRRVIDLHGGDEGAQEDLAEGVTITGRSRTATKRGPADSGVIVKGVDDLWVKLAKCCTPVPPDPILGFVTKGGGVSVHRKDCTNAASLLGQPERVLEVEWAPTSQSTFLVNIQVEALDRARLLSDITMALSDAHVNILSATLSTTRDRVAKSRFSFEMADAAHLDGVLRAVRAVPGVFDAYRVTA; encoded by the coding sequence ATGGCAGAGGAGCAGGCACCGGCGCACGACGCGAAGGCGTCCCCGAGCGCGCGCGGCATGCGCGCCCGCCTGGCCCGCGTCGGCACCCGGCCGCCGTCCTCCAACCCGGTGCTCGAGCCGCTGTTCCGGGCCGTGCGGGCCAACCATCCCAAGGCCGACCTGGCGCTCCTCGAGCGCGCCTACGCGGTGGCCGACAAGTGGCACACCGGCCAGATGCGCAAGAGCGGCGACCCCTACATCACCCACCCGCTCGCGGTGACCACCATCCTCGCCGACATCGGCATGACCGAGCCGACGCTGGTCGCGGCGCTGCTCCACGACACGGTCGAGGACACGCCCTACACCCTCGACGCGCTGCGCGCCGACTTCGGCGACGAGGTGGCGCTGCTCGTCGACGGTGTCACCAAGCTCGACAAGGTGCAGTACGGCGACTCGGCGCAGGCCGAGACCATCCGGAAGATGATCGTGGCGATGTCGCGCGACATCCGCGTGCTGGTCATCAAGCTGGCCGACCGGCTGCACAACATGCGCACCCTGCGCTACGTCCCGGCGGCCTCGCAGGAGCGCTCGAGCCGCGAGACCCTCGACATCTACGCCCCGCTGGCCCACCGGCTCGGCATGAACACCCTCAAGTGGGAGCTGGAGGACCTGGCGTTCGCCACGCTCCACCCGAAGATCTACGACGAGATCGTCCGGATGGTGGCCGAGCGGGCCCCCTCGCGCGACCAGTTCCTCGCCGAGGTGGTCGCGGAGATCGAGCAGGACCTCAAGGCCGCGCGGATCAACGCCAAGGTGACCGGCCGGCCCAAGCACTACTACTCGATCTACCAGAAGATGATCGTCGGCGGCCGCGACTTCTCCGACATCTACGACCTCGTCGGCATCCGGATCCTCGTCGACGAGGACCGCGACTGCTACAGCGCGCTCGGCGTCATCCACTCGCGCTGGAACCCGGTGCTGGGGCGGTTCAAGGACTACGTCGCGATGCCGAAGTTCAACATGTACCAGTCGCTCCACACGACGGTCATCGGCCCGCAGGGCAAGCCGGTCGAGGTGCAGATCCGCACGTTCGCGCAGCACCGCCGCGCCGAGTACGGCGTCGCCGCGCACTGGAAGTACAAGGAGAACTCCAAGGCGGGCGTCGACACCGACCGCCTCGGCGACAAGGACGACCTCACCTGGCTGCGCCAGCTCCTCGACTGGCAGAGCGAGGTGGAGGATCCGGGCGAGTTCCTGGAGTCGCTGCGCTTCGAGATGAACCAGCAGCAGGTCTACGTCTTCACCCCCCGCGGCGACGTGATCGCGCTGCCGATGGGCGCCACGCCGGTCGACTTCGCCTACGCCGTGCACACCGAGGTCGGCCACCACACGATCGGCTCGCGGGTCAACGGTCGCCTCGTGCCGCTGGAGTCGACCCTCGACAACGGCGACGTGGTCGAGGTGTTCACGTCCAAGTCGCCCACGTCCGGGCCCTCGCGCGACTGGCTCAACTTCGTGCAGTCGCCGCGCGCCCGCTCCAAGATCCGCCAGTGGTTCACCAAGGAGCGGCGCGACGAGGCGATCGAGCGCGGCAAGGACCAGATCGCCAAGCTCATGCGCAAGGAGGGCCTGCCCCTCAACCGGCTGATGACCCACGACGTGCTGGCGCTCGTGGCCGAGCACTTCCACCACGCCGACGTGTCGGCCCTCTACGCCGCGGTGGGGGAGGGCAACCTCAGCGCCCAGGCCGTCGTACGCCGCGTCATCGACCTGCACGGTGGCGACGAGGGTGCCCAGGAGGACCTCGCCGAGGGCGTCACCATCACCGGCCGATCCCGCACCGCCACCAAGCGCGGACCCGCCGACTCCGGGGTCATCGTCAAGGGCGTCGACGACCTGTGGGTCAAGCTGGCCAAGTGCTGCACCCCGGTGCCACCCGACCCGATCCTCGGCTTCGTCACCAAGGGCGGGGGAGTCTCGGTGCACCGCAAGGACTGCACCAACGCCGCCAGCCTGCTCGGCCAGCCCGAGCGGGTGCTCGAGGTGGAGTGGGCGCCGACGTCGCAGTCGACGTTCCTGGTCAACATCCAGGTCGAGGCGCTCGACCGGGCCCGGCTGCTGTCGGACATCACCATGGCGCTCTCCGACGCGCACGTGAACATCCTCAGCGCCACGCTGTCCACCACGCGCGACCGGGTCGCCAAGAGCCGGTTCTCCTTCGAGATGGCCGACGCCGCCCACCTCGACGGCGTGCTGCGGGCCGTGCGCGCCGTGCCGGGCGTGTTCGACGCCTACCGCGTCACGGCCTGA
- a CDS encoding adenine phosphoribosyltransferase, producing MPDRRTAKEALERLVVDVADWPEEGVTFKDITPVLADHEAFSAVIAALAAAGRDERGRVVVDKVVGMEARGFILAAPVALALGVGFVPVRKAGKLPREAHAVSYSLEYGEATLELHKDAIAPGERVLLVDDVLATGGTARATRELVETAGGVVTGVSVLMELSFLDPRAVTGDLPIATLLTI from the coding sequence ATGCCTGATCGTCGTACGGCGAAGGAGGCGCTCGAGCGCCTCGTCGTCGACGTCGCGGACTGGCCCGAGGAAGGGGTGACCTTCAAGGACATCACCCCCGTCCTGGCCGACCACGAGGCGTTCTCCGCGGTCATCGCCGCGCTGGCGGCCGCCGGTCGTGACGAGCGCGGCCGCGTGGTCGTCGACAAGGTCGTCGGCATGGAGGCCCGCGGCTTCATCCTCGCGGCCCCGGTGGCGCTGGCGCTCGGCGTCGGCTTCGTCCCGGTGCGCAAGGCGGGCAAGCTGCCGCGCGAGGCCCACGCCGTCTCCTACTCGCTCGAGTACGGCGAGGCCACCCTCGAGCTGCACAAGGACGCCATCGCGCCGGGGGAGCGCGTGCTCCTCGTCGACGACGTGCTCGCCACCGGCGGCACCGCGCGCGCGACGCGCGAGCTCGTCGAGACCGCCGGCGGCGTGGTGACCGGTGTGTCGGTGCTGATGGAGCTCTCCTTCCTCGACCCGCGCGCGGTCACCGGCGACCTTCCGATCGCCACGCTGCTCACGATCTGA
- the yajC gene encoding preprotein translocase subunit YajC, which translates to MNDVAALLPLVAIVALFWFMVIRPQQRRQKEVLRLQQSIEVGQRVMTSSGIFGTVVSLTDDRARLEIAPGTQIEVVRAAIAKVDEPLQQPDADPRDDA; encoded by the coding sequence GTGAACGATGTCGCTGCCCTTCTGCCCCTGGTCGCCATCGTGGCCCTCTTCTGGTTCATGGTGATCCGCCCGCAGCAGCGCCGCCAGAAGGAGGTCCTGCGCCTGCAGCAGAGCATCGAGGTCGGCCAGCGCGTGATGACGTCCTCCGGCATCTTCGGCACCGTGGTCTCGCTCACCGACGACCGCGCCCGGCTCGAGATCGCCCCGGGCACCCAGATCGAGGTCGTGCGCGCGGCGATCGCCAAGGTCGACGAGCCGCTGCAGCAGCCCGACGCCGACCCCCGCGACGATGCCTGA
- the ruvB gene encoding Holliday junction branch migration DNA helicase RuvB: protein MNWDDTDEDLHGDLNDELRLTDAELGHLQRLTDADADGDERAVEAALRPRTLDEVVGQARVRDQLGLVLEAARRRGRAPDHVLLSGPPGLGKTTLAMIIAAEMSTPLRLTSGPAITHAGDLAAILSGLNEGDVLFVDEIHRMSRPAEEMLYMAMEDFRVDVVIGKGPGATAIPLEIPPFTLVGATTRAGLLPGPLRDRFGFTAHLEFYEPHELDRIVHRSAGLLGVHVTPEGSSEIASRSRGTPRIANRLLRRVRDYAQVRADGVLSLPVAHAALDLFEVDESGLDRLDRAVLDVLCRRFGGGPVGVSTLAVAVGEERETVEEVAEPFLVRLGMLARTPRGRVATPAAWQHLGLTPPAVPTVDSTLDSGLDSGLDSGLDSGLFDDV from the coding sequence ATGAACTGGGACGACACCGACGAGGACCTCCACGGCGACCTCAACGACGAGCTCCGGCTCACCGACGCCGAGCTGGGCCACCTCCAGCGGCTCACCGACGCCGACGCCGACGGCGACGAGCGCGCGGTGGAGGCGGCCCTGCGGCCCCGCACGCTCGACGAGGTCGTCGGGCAGGCGCGGGTGCGCGACCAGCTCGGGCTGGTCCTCGAGGCCGCCCGCCGCCGCGGCCGGGCGCCCGACCACGTGCTGCTGTCCGGCCCGCCAGGGCTCGGCAAGACCACGCTCGCGATGATCATCGCCGCCGAGATGAGCACGCCGCTGCGGCTCACCAGCGGGCCGGCGATCACCCACGCCGGCGACCTCGCGGCGATCCTCTCGGGGCTCAACGAGGGCGACGTGCTCTTCGTCGACGAGATCCACCGGATGTCGCGCCCGGCCGAGGAGATGCTCTACATGGCGATGGAGGACTTCCGGGTCGACGTCGTCATCGGCAAGGGGCCGGGTGCGACCGCGATCCCGCTCGAGATCCCGCCGTTCACCCTCGTCGGCGCCACCACCCGCGCCGGCCTGCTGCCGGGGCCCCTGCGCGACCGGTTCGGCTTCACCGCCCACCTCGAGTTCTACGAGCCCCACGAGCTCGACCGGATCGTGCACCGCTCCGCGGGGCTGCTCGGCGTGCACGTCACACCCGAGGGCTCCAGCGAGATCGCGTCACGCTCGCGCGGCACCCCCCGCATCGCCAACCGCCTGCTGCGCCGGGTCCGCGACTACGCCCAGGTGCGGGCCGACGGGGTGCTGAGCCTGCCCGTCGCCCACGCGGCCCTCGACCTCTTCGAGGTCGACGAGTCCGGCCTCGACCGGCTCGACCGGGCCGTGCTCGACGTGCTCTGCCGCCGGTTCGGCGGGGGACCGGTGGGGGTCTCCACCCTCGCGGTCGCGGTCGGCGAGGAGCGCGAGACCGTCGAGGAGGTGGCCGAGCCCTTCCTCGTCCGGCTGGGCATGCTCGCCCGCACCCCCCGAGGGCGGGTCGCGACGCCCGCCGCGTGGCAGCACCTCGGCCTCACCCCGCCCGCCGTCCCGACCGTCGACTCCACCCTCGACTCCGGCCTCGACTCCGGCCTCGACTCCGGCCTCGACTCCGGCCTCTTCGACGACGTGTGA
- the ruvA gene encoding Holliday junction branch migration protein RuvA produces the protein MIAFVRGEVAAVTLSSAVLEVGGVGLELMCTPGTLATLRVGRPATLPTSMVVREDSLTIFGFLDDDEKQVFEIVQTASGVGPKVAQAIVAVMSPDEVRRAVTTEDVKALTRVPGIGQKGAQRIILELKDRIGPPVGAHHPAAASPPTEAWRDQVQQGLVGLGWSAKESEKAVDAVAPEAGDQPDVGALLRAALRTLSKA, from the coding sequence ATGATCGCCTTCGTCCGCGGCGAGGTCGCCGCCGTCACCTTGTCCAGCGCCGTCCTCGAGGTCGGTGGCGTGGGGCTCGAGCTGATGTGCACCCCCGGCACGCTGGCGACGCTGCGGGTCGGGCGCCCCGCGACGCTGCCCACGAGCATGGTCGTCCGCGAGGACAGCCTGACGATCTTCGGCTTCCTCGACGACGACGAGAAGCAGGTCTTCGAGATCGTCCAGACCGCCTCGGGGGTCGGGCCCAAGGTCGCCCAGGCCATCGTGGCCGTGATGAGCCCCGACGAGGTGCGCCGGGCCGTGACCACCGAGGACGTCAAGGCGCTCACCCGGGTCCCCGGCATCGGGCAGAAGGGCGCCCAGCGCATCATCCTCGAGCTCAAGGACCGCATCGGTCCTCCCGTCGGGGCCCACCACCCGGCCGCGGCGTCCCCGCCCACGGAGGCCTGGCGCGACCAGGTCCAGCAGGGCCTCGTCGGCCTCGGCTGGTCGGCCAAGGAGTCGGAGAAGGCGGTCGACGCCGTGGCTCCCGAGGCCGGCGACCAGCCCGACGTCGGCGCGCTGCTGCGCGCCGCGCTCCGCACGCTGAGCAAGGCCTGA
- the ruvC gene encoding crossover junction endodeoxyribonuclease RuvC — protein sequence MRVLGIDPGLTRCGVGVVDGSVGRPLTLVDVGVVRTSSSLPIAERLVTIEKGLDAWIEEHRPDAVAVERVFARSDSSTIMGTAQASGIALVVAARRGLPIAMHTPSEVKAAVSGNGRADKAQVGAMVVRILRLAELPKPADAADALALAITHVWRGSASTRLEAAAAQARAQQRAPRRPSPTSTPPSTTHVRTR from the coding sequence GTGCGCGTGCTCGGCATCGACCCCGGCCTCACCCGCTGCGGCGTCGGGGTGGTCGACGGCAGCGTCGGCCGGCCGCTGACGCTGGTCGACGTCGGGGTGGTCCGCACCAGCTCCTCCCTGCCGATCGCCGAGCGGCTGGTCACCATCGAGAAGGGCCTCGACGCCTGGATCGAGGAGCACCGGCCCGACGCCGTCGCCGTGGAGCGGGTCTTCGCCCGCTCCGACTCCAGCACCATCATGGGCACCGCCCAGGCCAGCGGCATCGCGCTCGTCGTCGCCGCCCGGCGCGGCCTGCCCATCGCGATGCACACCCCGAGCGAGGTCAAGGCGGCCGTCTCCGGCAACGGCCGAGCCGACAAGGCCCAGGTGGGCGCGATGGTGGTGCGGATCCTCCGGCTGGCCGAGCTGCCCAAGCCGGCCGATGCCGCCGACGCGCTCGCGCTGGCCATCACCCACGTCTGGCGGGGCTCGGCCAGCACCCGGCTCGAGGCCGCCGCCGCCCAGGCCCGGGCGCAGCAACGAGCCCCGCGGCGCCCCAGCCCGACCAGCACCCCACCGAGCACCACCCACGTGAGGACCCGATGA
- a CDS encoding YebC/PmpR family DNA-binding transcriptional regulator: MSGHSKWATTKHKKAAIDAKRGKLFAKLIKNIEVAAKQGGGDPAGNPTLYDAIQKAKKSSVPNKNIDSAVKRGSGAESGGVDYQGISYEVYGPQGVAFLVECLTDNKNRAAMEVRTAVTRNGGTMADPGSVSRLFTRKGVVTVPKSQDDREVSEDDVLEATLDAGAEEVNDLDEAFQVQSEATDVVAVRTALQDAGIDYDSADVEFVPSLEIPVDADGATKVLRLVDALEDLDDVQDVFTNVDIPAEVMAELETADA, encoded by the coding sequence ATGTCAGGCCACTCCAAGTGGGCAACGACCAAGCACAAGAAGGCCGCGATCGACGCCAAGCGCGGCAAGCTCTTCGCCAAGCTGATCAAGAACATCGAGGTCGCGGCGAAGCAGGGCGGCGGCGACCCCGCCGGCAACCCGACCCTCTACGACGCCATCCAGAAGGCGAAGAAGAGCTCGGTCCCCAACAAGAACATCGACTCCGCGGTCAAGCGCGGCTCGGGCGCCGAGTCGGGCGGGGTCGACTACCAGGGCATCTCCTACGAGGTCTACGGCCCGCAGGGCGTCGCCTTCCTCGTCGAGTGCCTCACCGACAACAAGAACCGCGCCGCGATGGAGGTCCGCACCGCGGTCACCCGCAACGGCGGCACCATGGCCGACCCCGGGTCGGTCTCGCGGCTGTTCACCCGCAAGGGCGTCGTGACGGTGCCCAAGTCGCAGGACGACCGCGAGGTGAGCGAGGACGACGTCCTCGAGGCGACCCTCGACGCGGGCGCGGAGGAGGTCAACGACCTCGACGAGGCGTTCCAGGTGCAGAGCGAGGCGACCGACGTCGTCGCGGTCCGCACGGCGCTGCAGGACGCCGGCATCGACTACGACTCCGCCGACGTGGAGTTCGTGCCCAGCCTCGAGATCCCCGTCGACGCCGACGGGGCGACCAAGGTGCTGCGGCTCGTCGACGCGCTCGAGGACCTCGACGACGTGCAGGACGTCTTCACCAACGTCGACATCCCCGCCGAGGTGATGGCCGAGCTCGAGACCGCCGACGCCTGA
- the pdxT gene encoding pyridoxal 5'-phosphate synthase glutaminase subunit PdxT: MDPTIGVLALQGDVREHLEVLRAAGAEPLAVRRRVELAACDGLVIPGGESTTMVKLARIFELLEPLRDAVRGGLPTFGTCAGMILLADRIEDGAAGQESVGGLHITVRRNAFGRQVDSFEEDLHLDGLADPVRAIFIRAPWVEAVDEDVEVLGRVEDGPAAGRIVAVRQGPLMATSFHPEVGGDGRVHGMFVDLVRSA, encoded by the coding sequence GTGGACCCGACCATCGGCGTGCTGGCCCTGCAGGGCGACGTGCGCGAGCATCTCGAGGTGCTGCGGGCCGCGGGCGCGGAGCCGCTCGCGGTACGCCGTCGGGTCGAGCTCGCCGCCTGCGACGGCCTCGTGATCCCGGGCGGGGAGTCCACGACGATGGTCAAGCTCGCGAGGATCTTCGAGCTGCTCGAGCCGCTGCGCGACGCCGTCCGCGGAGGGCTGCCCACCTTCGGGACCTGCGCCGGGATGATCCTGCTCGCCGACCGCATCGAGGACGGGGCAGCAGGCCAGGAGAGCGTCGGCGGGCTGCACATCACCGTGCGCCGCAACGCCTTCGGTCGCCAGGTCGACTCCTTCGAGGAGGACCTCCACCTCGACGGGCTGGCGGACCCGGTGCGGGCGATCTTCATCCGCGCGCCGTGGGTCGAGGCGGTCGACGAGGACGTCGAGGTGCTGGGGCGGGTGGAGGACGGCCCGGCCGCGGGTAGGATCGTCGCGGTCCGTCAAGGCCCCCTGATGGCGACCTCGTTCCACCCAGAGGTCGGCGGCGACGGCCGGGTGCACGGCATGTTCGTGGACCTGGTGCGCTCGGCCTGA
- a CDS encoding AraC family transcriptional regulator: MGGGWEQVPEARVPAPLAPHVTSMYGYAASGLAPGVHRGLPSAELTMVLSLDEPLRTAPTAEDWGAGVRDAQWVSLGGLHTRPAMVEQPGRWAGVQLTLDPVGVRRLLGVPAAELPVGSWDARDLFGAEVDRVVEEMHAAPDWNGRYAAVAGFLSRRIRRTQRGAEPRDASAEVREAWRLLTRRRHLAVSDVADAVGYSRRRLHQLITAETGHGPKTVQRLARFDVARRAVVAAGASGSSLAQVAARTGYYDQSHLVRDFREFAGLGPSAWLTAEFPNIQGAPPGVAAASSP, from the coding sequence ATGGGCGGCGGGTGGGAGCAGGTTCCGGAGGCGCGAGTCCCCGCGCCCCTCGCGCCGCACGTCACGTCGATGTACGGCTACGCGGCGAGCGGGCTGGCGCCGGGCGTGCACCGCGGGCTCCCGTCGGCCGAGCTCACGATGGTGCTGAGCCTCGACGAGCCGCTGCGCACCGCACCCACGGCCGAGGACTGGGGCGCCGGGGTGCGCGACGCGCAGTGGGTCAGCCTCGGCGGGCTGCACACCCGTCCGGCGATGGTCGAGCAGCCCGGCCGGTGGGCCGGCGTCCAGCTCACCCTCGACCCCGTGGGTGTGCGACGGTTGCTGGGCGTCCCCGCGGCCGAGCTGCCCGTGGGCAGCTGGGACGCGCGCGACCTGTTCGGCGCCGAGGTCGACCGGGTGGTCGAGGAGATGCACGCGGCGCCCGACTGGAACGGGCGGTATGCCGCGGTCGCCGGCTTCCTGTCGCGCCGCATCCGCCGCACGCAGCGCGGCGCGGAGCCGCGCGACGCGTCCGCGGAGGTCCGCGAGGCGTGGCGGCTGCTCACCCGGCGGCGCCACCTCGCGGTGTCCGACGTGGCCGACGCCGTCGGCTACAGCCGCCGGCGGCTCCACCAGCTGATCACGGCCGAGACGGGCCACGGCCCGAAGACCGTCCAGCGGCTCGCCCGCTTCGACGTCGCCCGGCGCGCGGTGGTCGCGGCCGGCGCGTCGGGCTCGTCGCTCGCCCAGGTCGCCGCCCGCACCGGCTACTACGACCAGTCGCACCTCGTGCGCGACTTCAGGGAGTTCGCGGGCCTCGGGCCGTCGGCGTGGCTCACCGCGGAGTTCCCAAATATCCAAGGCGCCCCGCCCGGCGTCGCGGCAGCATCGTCGCCATGA
- a CDS encoding VOC family protein: protein MSHQHPPTVWPALQAHDPDVVIRALVALGFEETAAYRDEAGIVQHTQLDWPEGGGVMLGCHKPDGPFTQQPGTSAAYVVAPDVDAVHRRAAEAGLEPSEIVEQDYGSREFRVTDAEGNQWSFGTYAGEPRRG, encoded by the coding sequence ATGAGCCACCAGCACCCACCCACCGTCTGGCCCGCCCTGCAGGCCCACGACCCCGATGTCGTCATCCGCGCGCTCGTCGCCCTCGGGTTCGAGGAGACCGCGGCCTACCGCGACGAGGCGGGCATCGTCCAGCACACCCAGCTCGACTGGCCCGAGGGAGGCGGCGTGATGCTCGGCTGCCACAAGCCCGACGGCCCGTTCACGCAGCAGCCCGGCACCAGCGCGGCGTACGTCGTCGCGCCGGACGTCGACGCCGTGCACCGGCGCGCCGCCGAGGCGGGCCTCGAGCCCAGCGAGATCGTCGAGCAGGACTACGGCAGCCGTGAGTTCCGGGTCACCGACGCGGAGGGCAACCAGTGGTCGTTCGGCACCTACGCCGGCGAGCCGCGGCGAGGCTGA
- the pdxS gene encoding pyridoxal 5'-phosphate synthase lyase subunit PdxS, whose amino-acid sequence MAEHTSSQTPIEHGTSRVKRGMAEMLKGGVIMDVVTADQAKIAEDAGAVAVMALERVPADIRAQGGVSRMSDPDMIDAIIEAVSIPVMAKARIGHFAEAQVLQSLGVDYVDESEVLTPADYANHIDKWAFTVPFVCGATNLGEALRRITEGAAMIRSKGEAGTGDVSNAVMHMRTIGGELRRLHGMSEDELYVAAKELQAPYDLVKEVAAAGKLPVVLFTAGGIATPADAAMMMQLGAEGVFVGSGIFKSGNPAQRAEAIVKATTFHDDPDVVAKVSRGLGEAMVGINVDEIPQPHRLAERGW is encoded by the coding sequence ATGGCTGAGCACACCTCGTCCCAGACCCCCATCGAGCACGGCACCAGCCGCGTCAAGCGCGGCATGGCCGAGATGCTCAAGGGCGGCGTGATCATGGACGTCGTCACCGCCGACCAGGCCAAGATCGCCGAGGACGCCGGCGCCGTCGCCGTCATGGCCCTGGAGCGGGTGCCGGCCGACATCCGCGCGCAGGGCGGGGTGTCGCGGATGAGCGACCCCGACATGATCGACGCGATCATCGAGGCCGTCTCGATCCCGGTGATGGCCAAGGCCCGCATCGGCCACTTCGCCGAGGCCCAGGTGCTGCAGTCGCTCGGCGTCGACTATGTCGACGAGTCCGAGGTGCTCACCCCGGCCGACTACGCCAACCACATCGACAAGTGGGCCTTCACCGTCCCGTTCGTGTGCGGCGCGACCAACCTGGGCGAGGCGCTGCGCCGCATCACCGAGGGCGCGGCGATGATCCGCTCCAAGGGCGAGGCGGGCACGGGCGACGTGTCCAACGCGGTCATGCACATGCGCACGATCGGCGGGGAGCTCCGCCGGCTGCACGGCATGTCCGAGGACGAGCTCTACGTCGCGGCCAAGGAGCTGCAGGCGCCCTACGACCTGGTCAAGGAGGTCGCGGCGGCGGGCAAGCTGCCGGTCGTGCTCTTCACCGCCGGCGGCATCGCCACCCCGGCGGACGCGGCGATGATGATGCAGCTCGGCGCCGAGGGCGTGTTCGTGGGCTCGGGCATCTTCAAGTCCGGCAACCCGGCCCAGCGCGCCGAGGCGATCGTCAAGGCCACCACGTTCCACGACGACCCCGACGTCGTCGCCAAGGTCTCGCGCGGGCTCGGCGAGGCGATGGTCGGCATCAACGTCGACGAGATCCCGCAGCCGCATCGCCTGGCCGAGCGTGGCTGGTGA
- the pgsA gene encoding phosphatidylinositol phosphate synthase produces the protein MLEHIRGLVTAIISPIARLLLRLGVSPDAVTLVGTVATCTAALWFAPRGELVVAALVVTVFALFDLLDGTMARMSERASAFGAFLDSTLDRIADAVVFGAVILYFAGPGDSMFGAAMALFCLVTGVSTSYARARAESLGFTARVGIMERADRLVVLGIAAIAAELSDQPLVLAWGLALLGALSSVTVAQRIWVVRRQALDRAASQA, from the coding sequence ATGCTCGAACACATCCGCGGCCTCGTCACCGCGATCATCTCGCCGATCGCCCGCCTGCTGCTGCGCCTGGGGGTGAGCCCCGACGCGGTCACGCTGGTCGGCACCGTCGCGACCTGCACCGCCGCGCTGTGGTTCGCGCCGCGCGGCGAGCTGGTCGTCGCCGCGCTCGTCGTGACGGTCTTCGCGCTCTTCGACCTGCTCGACGGCACGATGGCCAGGATGAGCGAGCGGGCGAGCGCGTTCGGGGCGTTCCTCGACTCGACGCTCGACCGCATCGCCGACGCCGTGGTCTTCGGCGCGGTGATCCTCTACTTCGCCGGACCCGGCGACTCGATGTTCGGGGCCGCCATGGCCCTCTTCTGCCTCGTCACGGGCGTCTCGACCTCCTACGCCCGGGCCAGGGCCGAGTCGCTCGGCTTCACCGCCCGCGTGGGCATCATGGAGCGCGCCGACCGGCTCGTGGTCCTGGGCATCGCCGCCATCGCCGCCGAGCTGAGCGACCAGCCGCTGGTGCTCGCGTGGGGCCTCGCGCTGCTCGGGGCGCTGAGCTCGGTGACGGTCGCCCAGCGCATCTGGGTGGTGCGCCGCCAGGCCCTCGACCGGGCGGCCTCCCAGGCCTGA
- a CDS encoding class I SAM-dependent methyltransferase: MTQRPTRPDDARPVARTFQGVDSPYWSESRAHVADLVPDSARRVLDVGCNDGTFGAGLKARVPGREVWGIEPHDLDAAAAAQKLTGVACGFYPDALKEVPGAFDCVSFNHVLEHMTDPWHALRVTRERLHPGGVIVGELPNIRHLPFLFDLAVRGRFDYVDSGLLDRTHLRFFTRSSAHDLFATAGYEVEEFFPVVAMGNARFPRASRVVAKAVGDLSYLAFAFRARPV; the protein is encoded by the coding sequence ATGACACAGCGCCCGACCCGCCCTGATGACGCGCGTCCTGTCGCGCGCACCTTCCAGGGCGTTGATTCGCCCTACTGGTCGGAGTCGCGCGCCCACGTCGCCGACCTGGTGCCCGACTCCGCCCGCCGGGTCCTCGACGTCGGGTGCAACGACGGCACCTTCGGTGCCGGGCTGAAAGCGCGCGTCCCTGGTCGGGAGGTCTGGGGCATCGAACCGCACGACCTCGACGCAGCGGCGGCAGCCCAGAAGCTGACCGGCGTGGCGTGCGGCTTCTATCCGGACGCGCTCAAGGAGGTGCCCGGTGCCTTCGACTGTGTCAGCTTCAACCACGTGCTCGAGCACATGACCGACCCGTGGCACGCCCTTCGGGTCACCCGCGAGCGGCTCCACCCGGGCGGCGTGATCGTGGGAGAGCTTCCCAACATCCGCCACCTGCCGTTCCTCTTCGACCTCGCCGTACGCGGGAGGTTCGACTATGTCGACTCCGGGCTGCTCGACCGCACGCACCTGCGCTTCTTCACCCGGTCGAGCGCTCACGACCTCTTTGCCACGGCCGGCTACGAGGTCGAGGAGTTCTTCCCCGTCGTCGCCATGGGCAACGCTCGTTTTCCTCGCGCGTCGCGGGTCGTGGCGAAGGCGGTCGGCGACCTCTCGTACCTGGCTTTCGCGTTCCGCGCGCGGCCCGTATGA